From the Girardinichthys multiradiatus isolate DD_20200921_A chromosome 22, DD_fGirMul_XY1, whole genome shotgun sequence genome, one window contains:
- the nolc1 gene encoding nucleolar and coiled-body phosphoprotein 1 isoform X2, with protein MAEPNAVPSDLFKCVYSFLLENKFTKAAQQFLKQTKVNPQDQNEESLVNIYNFWVKSPEAKKRKAAPNESANGPSAKKARPSAESSSSEDSSDSEEEKAPAKVPPKAAAVGSTRKKDSSSSSEESDSEDEQPTKAPAAKAAKAAVSAKGAVQKKQESSSEDSSSDSEDETPAKAPPKPAPVKKAAPDESSSEESSSEDEAPPNKKPKPGEYSAVPPPASIQKAPAAAAAIKAQASESSDSSDAGSDEEKKVAAKPAPVKKTNSKPAATKPAAKKKMSSSESSDSSSDEEEAKKPAVKVTPGKAAAKAPPAKPTPAKSAAPVTPAEEDSSSSEDSSSEEEQETVKKPAVQVPPAKTAAGKKDETSSSESSSEDEAPAKPSAKAATPKVSATSKPLAKAPETSSDSSDEDDEPPKTKPAAKTTATPKPAAKAAKPPAAADGSSDSDSSSEDEEPAKTKPTTPKAATPASKMSTPAVKPAAAAEESSSDSDSSSEDEKQPTKAKPTAGKSATPTSKPVKPAGKPSPPSEGSSDSDSSSEDEEPTQAKPTTKASTPASKPAAKASTPASKPAAGASKPTTPAGKPAAASESSSDSDSDSSSEDEEPTQAKPTTKASTPASKPVAKASTPASKAAAGASKPTTPAGKPAAASESSSDYDSSSEDEEPTQAKPTTKASTPASRPAAKASTPASKPAAGASKPTTPAGKPTAASESSSDSDSSSEDEEPTQAKPTTKAFTPASRPAAKASTPASKPAAGASKPTTPAGKPAAASESSSDYDSSSEDEEPTQAKPTTKASTPASRPAAKASTPASKAAAGASKPTTPAGKPAAASESSSDSDSSSEDEEPTQAKPTTKASTPASRPAAKASTPASKPAAGASKPTTPAGKPAAASESSSDSDSSSEDEEPTQAKPTTKASTPASKPAAKASTPASKPAAKASTPASKPAAGASKPTTPAGKPAAASESSSDSDSSSEDEKPAKPKPAVTKAATPASMPAAKGAGASKPATPAAKTSKTKSSSDSDSSESSEDKAAKPATKKPGPAAASATKAATGKKAEESSSDSSDSSDSEEEAPPAKPAVTNGKAATPKMPKTVAKVAEKTAESSSSDSSSEDEEEANKGKVTAAVAAKTKTTPAAAKTKTTPAAAKTKTTPAAAKTKTTPAAAKTKTTPAAAKTKTTPAAAKTKTTPAAAKTKTTPAAAKTKTTPAAAKTKTTPAAKDTNGKRKRDEESSESEEEEEMDVKTPKNKKVTTTPQTFPKANKKSSNVPFRRIVEEHVEVDPRLADNSFDAKRGANGDWGQKANQALKFTKGKSFRHEKTKKKRGSYRGGAISTTINSVKFDSD; from the exons AATCCACAAGACCAGAATGAAGAAAGTCTCGTCAACATCTACAACTTCTGGGTGAA ATCTCCTGAGGCCAAGAAACGAAAAGCAGCTCCTAATGAGTCTGCTAACGGGCCATCAGCCAAGAAGGCCAGACCCAGTGCAGAAAGCTCTAGCAGTGAGGACTCAAGtgactctgaggaggagaaGGCTCCTGCGAAG GTTCCTCCTaaggctgcagctgttggaagCACGAGGAAGAAGGACAGCAGTTCTAGCAGCGAAGAGTCTGACTCTGAAGATGAACAACCCACCAAAGCTCCTGCAGCGA AAGCCGCCAAAGCAGCCGTTTCTGCTAAAGGTGCAGTTCAGAAGAAGCAGGAGAGCAGCAGTGAAGACAGCTCCTCTGATTCTGAAGATGAAACCCCAGCAAAG gctCCTCCTAAACCTGCTCCAGTAAAGAAAGCTGCTCCTGATGAATCCAGCAGCGAAGAGTCTTCATCTGAAGACGAAGCCCCAccaaacaaaaaacccaaaccaG GGGAATACAGCGCTGTCCCTCCTCCTGCTTCCATCCAGAAGGctcctgctgcagcagctgccATCAAAGCCCAGGCCAGCGAGTCGTCAGACAGCAGCGATGCCGGCAGTGATGAGGAAAAGAAGGTGGCAG CAAAACCTGCTCCTGTAAAGAAGACCAACTCAAAACCTGCAGCGACCAAACCagcagcaaaaaagaaaatgtccagCTCAGAGAGCTCTG ATTCAAGCTCGGATGAAGAAGAAGCCAAGAAGCCTGCAGTTAAAGTCACCCCAGGAAAAGCTGCAGCAAAGGCACCTCCTGCCAAACCTACACCTGCTAAATCTGCTGCACCTGTTACTCCTGCTGAAGAggactcctcctcctcagagGATTCCAGCtcagaggaggaacaggagaCAGTTAAAAAACCTGCTGTCCAAGTTCCACCTGCAAAAACTGCGGCAGGAAAGAAAGACGAGACCTCAAGCTCAG AAAGCAGCTCCGAAGATGAGGCTCCAGCAAAACCGTCTGCTAAAGCTGCGACCCCAAAGGTCTCTGCTACCTCTAAACCCCTTGCCAAGGCACCAGAGACGAGCTCGGACTCCTCTGACGAAGACGACGAACCTCCGAAAACTAAGCCAGCTGCTAAAACAACTGCTACCCCAAAACCTGCTGCCAAAGCTGCTAAGCCTCCTGCAGCAGCAGATGGCAGCTCAGACTCTGACTCCTCCTCTGAAGATGAAGAGCCAGCAAAGACCAAACCAACAACCCCTAAAGCAGCTACACCAGCTTCAAAAATGTCAACTCCTGCAGTTAAgcctgctgcagcagcagaagagaGCAGCTCAGACTCTGACTCGTCGTCAGAAGATGAAAAACAGCCAACTAAGGCAAAGCCAACAGCAGGAAAATCAGCCACACCAACCTCAAAGCCTGTTAAACCTGCAGGAAAACCTTCACCACCATCAGAAGGCAGTTCTGACTCTGACTCCTCGTCTGAAGATGAAGAACCAACCCAGGCTAAACCCACAACTAAAGCTTCTACTCCAGCCTCAAAGCCTGCAGCTAAAGCTTCTACTCCAGCCTCAAAGCCTGCAGCTGGAGCATCAAAGCCTACCACACCTGCAGGAAAACCTGCAGCAGCATCAGAAAGTAGTTCTGACTCTGACTCTGACTCCTCGTCTGAAGATGAAGAACCAACCCAGGCTAAACCCACAACTAAAGCTTCTACCCCAGCCTCAAAGCCTGTAGCTAAAGCTTCTACTCCAGCCTCAAAGGCTGCAGCTGGAGCATCAAAGCCTACCACACCTGCAGGAAAACCTGCAGCAGCATCAGAAAGTAGTTCTGACTATGACTCCTCGTCTGAAGATGAAGAACCAACCCAGGCCAAACCCACAACTAAAGCTTCTACTCCAGCCTCAAGGCCTGCAGCTAAAGCTTCTACTCCAGCCTCAAAGCCTGCAGCTGGAGCATCAAAGCCTACCACACCTGCAGGAAAACCTACAGCAGCATCAGAAAGTAGTTCTGACTCTGACTCCTCGTCTGAAGATGAAGAACCAACCCAGGCTAAACCCACAACTAAAGCTTTTACTCCAGCCTCAAGGCCTGCAGCGAAAGCTTCTACTCCAGCCTCAAAGCCTGCAGCTGGAGCATCAAAGCCTACCACACCTGCAGGAAAACCTGCAGCAGCATCAGAAAGTAGTTCTGACTATGACTCCTCGTCTGAAGATGAAGAACCAACCCAGGCTAAACCCACAACTAAAGCTTCTACTCCAGCCTCAAGGCCTGCAGCTAAAGCTTCTACTCCAGCCTCAAAGGCTGCAGCTGGAGCATCAAAGCCTACCACACCTGCAGGAAAACCTGCAGCAGCATCAGAAAGTAGTTCTGACTCTGACTCCTCGTCTGAAGATGAAGAACCAACCCAGGCTAAACCCACAACTAAAGCTTCTACTCCAGCCTCAAGGCCTGCAGCTAAAGCTTCTACTCCAGCCTCAAAGCCTGCAGCTGGAGCATCAAAGCCTACCACACCTGCAGGAAAACCTGCAGCAGCATCAGAAAGTAGTTCTGACTCTGACTCCTCGTCTGAAGATGAAGAACCAACCCAGGCTAAACCCACAACTAAAGCTTCTACTCCAGCCTCAAAGCCTGCAGCTAAAGCTTCTACTCCAGCCTCAAAGCCTGCAGCTAAAGCTTCTACTCCAGCCTCAAAGCCTGCAGCTGGAGCATCAAAGCCTACCACACCTGCAGGAAAACCAGCAGCAGCATCTGAGAGCAGCTCTGACTCTGACTCCTCTTCTGAAGATGAAAAACCAGCCAAACCCAAACCTGCAGTGACTAAAGCAGCTACTCCTGCATCAATGCCAGCAGCCAAAGGGGCTGGAGCCTCAAAACCTGCTACACCTGCAGCAAAAACTAGTAAAACAAAGAGCAGTTCTGACTCTGATAGCTCAGAATCATCAGAAGACAAAGCAGCCAAGCCTGCAACCAAGAAACCAGGTCCTGCAGCTGCCAGTGCCACCAAAGCTGCTACAGGTAAAAAGGCAGAAGAGAGCAGCTCCGACTCTTCAGATAGCTCTGACTCGGAAGAAGAGGCCCCCCCTGCTAAACCTGCGGTAACCAACGGCAAAGCAGCAACTCCTAAGATGCCCAAAACAGTGGCAAAGGTTGCAGAGAAGACTGCTGAGTCTTCATCCAGTGACAGCAGCTCTGAAGATGAGGAAGAAGCTAATAAAGGTAAGGTTACAGCTGCAGTAGCAGCGAAGACCAAGACGACCCCAGCGGCAGCGAAGACCAAGACGACCCCAGCAGCGGCGAAGACCAAGACGACCCCAGCGGCGGCGAAGACCAAGACGACCCCAGCGGCGGCGAAGACCAAGACGACCCCAGCGGCGGCGAAGACCAAGACGACCCCAGCGGCGGCGAAGACCAAGACGACCCCAGCGGCGGCGAAGACCAAGACGACCCCAGCGGCGGCGAAGACCAAGACGACCCCAGCGGCGGCGAAGACCAAGACGACCCCAGCTGCTAAAG ATACAAATGGGAAGAGAAAACGTGACGAAGAGTCATCAGAGAgtgaagaagaggaagagatgGATGTGAAGAcaccaaaaaacaagaaagtaaCCACCACACCACAGACTTTCCCCAAAGCCAATAAGAAG TCTTCCAATGTTCCTTTCCGAAGAATAGTAGAAGAGCATGTAGAAGTTGATCCCCGACTGGCAGATAACTCCTTTGACGCTAAG CGTGGAGCCAACGGAGACTGGGGACAAAAAGCCAACCAGGCGCTCAAGTTCACTAAGGGAAAGTCCTTCCGCCATGAAAAGACGAAAAAGAAGAGGGGGAGCTACCGCGGCGGGGCCATTTCCACCACGATCAACTCTGTCAAGTTCGACAGTGACTGA
- the nolc1 gene encoding nucleolar and coiled-body phosphoprotein 1 isoform X1: protein MAEPNAVPSDLFKCVYSFLLENKFTKAAQQFLKQTKVNPQDQNEESLVNIYNFWVKSPEAKKRKAAPNESANGPSAKKARPSAESSSSEDSSDSEEEKAPAKVPPKAAAVGSTRKKDSSSSSEESDSEDEQPTKAPAAKAAKAAVSAKGAVQKKQESSSEDSSSDSEDETPAKAPPKPAPVKKAAPDESSSEESSSEDEAPPNKKPKPGEYSAVPPPASIQKAPAAAAAIKAQASESSDSSDAGSDEEKKVAAKPAPVKKTNSKPAATKPAAKKKMSSSESSDSSSDEEEAKKPAVKVTPGKAAAKAPPAKPTPAKSAAPVTPAEEDSSSSEDSSSEEEQETVKKPAVQVPPAKTAAGKKDETSSSESSSEDEAPAKPSAKAATPKVSATSKPLAKAPETSSDSSDEDDEPPKTKPAAKTTATPKPAAKAAKPPAAADGSSDSDSSSEDEEPAKTKPTTPKAATPASKMSTPAVKPAAAAEESSSDSDSSSEDEKQPTKAKPTAGKSATPTSKPVKPAGKPSPPSEGSSDSDSSSEDEEPTQAKPTTKASTPASKPAAKASTPASKPAAGASKPTTPAGKPAAASESSSDSDSDSSSEDEEPTQAKPTTKASTPASKPVAKASTPASKAAAGASKPTTPAGKPAAASESSSDYDSSSEDEEPTQAKPTTKASTPASRPAAKASTPASKPAAGASKPTTPAGKPTAASESSSDSDSSSEDEEPTQAKPTTKAFTPASRPAAKASTPASKPAAGASKPTTPAGKPAAASESSSDYDSSSEDEEPTQAKPTTKASTPASRPAAKASTPASKAAAGASKPTTPAGKPAAASESSSDSDSSSEDEEPTQAKPTTKASTPASRPAAKASTPASKPAAGASKPTTPAGKPAAASESSSDSDSSSEDEEPTQAKPTTKASTPASKPAAKASTPASKPAAKASTPASKPAAGASKPTTPAGKPAAASESSSDSDSSSEDEKPAKPKPAVTKAATPASMPAAKGAGASKPATPAAKTSKTKSSSDSDSSESSEDKAAKPATKKPGPAAASATKAATGKKAEESSSDSSDSSDSEEEAPPAKPAVTNGKAATPKMPKTVAKVAEKTAESSSSDSSSEDEEEANKGKVTAAVAAKTKTTPAAAKTKTTPAAAKTKTTPAAAKTKTTPAAAKTKTTPAAAKTKTTPAAAKTKTTPAAAKTKTTPAAAKTKTTPAAAKTKTTPAAKGKESSSSSDSSSEEDEAPRKAATAPTTPTANNTNGKRKRDEESSESEEEEEMDVKTPKNKKVTTTPQTFPKANKKSSNVPFRRIVEEHVEVDPRLADNSFDAKRGANGDWGQKANQALKFTKGKSFRHEKTKKKRGSYRGGAISTTINSVKFDSD, encoded by the exons AATCCACAAGACCAGAATGAAGAAAGTCTCGTCAACATCTACAACTTCTGGGTGAA ATCTCCTGAGGCCAAGAAACGAAAAGCAGCTCCTAATGAGTCTGCTAACGGGCCATCAGCCAAGAAGGCCAGACCCAGTGCAGAAAGCTCTAGCAGTGAGGACTCAAGtgactctgaggaggagaaGGCTCCTGCGAAG GTTCCTCCTaaggctgcagctgttggaagCACGAGGAAGAAGGACAGCAGTTCTAGCAGCGAAGAGTCTGACTCTGAAGATGAACAACCCACCAAAGCTCCTGCAGCGA AAGCCGCCAAAGCAGCCGTTTCTGCTAAAGGTGCAGTTCAGAAGAAGCAGGAGAGCAGCAGTGAAGACAGCTCCTCTGATTCTGAAGATGAAACCCCAGCAAAG gctCCTCCTAAACCTGCTCCAGTAAAGAAAGCTGCTCCTGATGAATCCAGCAGCGAAGAGTCTTCATCTGAAGACGAAGCCCCAccaaacaaaaaacccaaaccaG GGGAATACAGCGCTGTCCCTCCTCCTGCTTCCATCCAGAAGGctcctgctgcagcagctgccATCAAAGCCCAGGCCAGCGAGTCGTCAGACAGCAGCGATGCCGGCAGTGATGAGGAAAAGAAGGTGGCAG CAAAACCTGCTCCTGTAAAGAAGACCAACTCAAAACCTGCAGCGACCAAACCagcagcaaaaaagaaaatgtccagCTCAGAGAGCTCTG ATTCAAGCTCGGATGAAGAAGAAGCCAAGAAGCCTGCAGTTAAAGTCACCCCAGGAAAAGCTGCAGCAAAGGCACCTCCTGCCAAACCTACACCTGCTAAATCTGCTGCACCTGTTACTCCTGCTGAAGAggactcctcctcctcagagGATTCCAGCtcagaggaggaacaggagaCAGTTAAAAAACCTGCTGTCCAAGTTCCACCTGCAAAAACTGCGGCAGGAAAGAAAGACGAGACCTCAAGCTCAG AAAGCAGCTCCGAAGATGAGGCTCCAGCAAAACCGTCTGCTAAAGCTGCGACCCCAAAGGTCTCTGCTACCTCTAAACCCCTTGCCAAGGCACCAGAGACGAGCTCGGACTCCTCTGACGAAGACGACGAACCTCCGAAAACTAAGCCAGCTGCTAAAACAACTGCTACCCCAAAACCTGCTGCCAAAGCTGCTAAGCCTCCTGCAGCAGCAGATGGCAGCTCAGACTCTGACTCCTCCTCTGAAGATGAAGAGCCAGCAAAGACCAAACCAACAACCCCTAAAGCAGCTACACCAGCTTCAAAAATGTCAACTCCTGCAGTTAAgcctgctgcagcagcagaagagaGCAGCTCAGACTCTGACTCGTCGTCAGAAGATGAAAAACAGCCAACTAAGGCAAAGCCAACAGCAGGAAAATCAGCCACACCAACCTCAAAGCCTGTTAAACCTGCAGGAAAACCTTCACCACCATCAGAAGGCAGTTCTGACTCTGACTCCTCGTCTGAAGATGAAGAACCAACCCAGGCTAAACCCACAACTAAAGCTTCTACTCCAGCCTCAAAGCCTGCAGCTAAAGCTTCTACTCCAGCCTCAAAGCCTGCAGCTGGAGCATCAAAGCCTACCACACCTGCAGGAAAACCTGCAGCAGCATCAGAAAGTAGTTCTGACTCTGACTCTGACTCCTCGTCTGAAGATGAAGAACCAACCCAGGCTAAACCCACAACTAAAGCTTCTACCCCAGCCTCAAAGCCTGTAGCTAAAGCTTCTACTCCAGCCTCAAAGGCTGCAGCTGGAGCATCAAAGCCTACCACACCTGCAGGAAAACCTGCAGCAGCATCAGAAAGTAGTTCTGACTATGACTCCTCGTCTGAAGATGAAGAACCAACCCAGGCCAAACCCACAACTAAAGCTTCTACTCCAGCCTCAAGGCCTGCAGCTAAAGCTTCTACTCCAGCCTCAAAGCCTGCAGCTGGAGCATCAAAGCCTACCACACCTGCAGGAAAACCTACAGCAGCATCAGAAAGTAGTTCTGACTCTGACTCCTCGTCTGAAGATGAAGAACCAACCCAGGCTAAACCCACAACTAAAGCTTTTACTCCAGCCTCAAGGCCTGCAGCGAAAGCTTCTACTCCAGCCTCAAAGCCTGCAGCTGGAGCATCAAAGCCTACCACACCTGCAGGAAAACCTGCAGCAGCATCAGAAAGTAGTTCTGACTATGACTCCTCGTCTGAAGATGAAGAACCAACCCAGGCTAAACCCACAACTAAAGCTTCTACTCCAGCCTCAAGGCCTGCAGCTAAAGCTTCTACTCCAGCCTCAAAGGCTGCAGCTGGAGCATCAAAGCCTACCACACCTGCAGGAAAACCTGCAGCAGCATCAGAAAGTAGTTCTGACTCTGACTCCTCGTCTGAAGATGAAGAACCAACCCAGGCTAAACCCACAACTAAAGCTTCTACTCCAGCCTCAAGGCCTGCAGCTAAAGCTTCTACTCCAGCCTCAAAGCCTGCAGCTGGAGCATCAAAGCCTACCACACCTGCAGGAAAACCTGCAGCAGCATCAGAAAGTAGTTCTGACTCTGACTCCTCGTCTGAAGATGAAGAACCAACCCAGGCTAAACCCACAACTAAAGCTTCTACTCCAGCCTCAAAGCCTGCAGCTAAAGCTTCTACTCCAGCCTCAAAGCCTGCAGCTAAAGCTTCTACTCCAGCCTCAAAGCCTGCAGCTGGAGCATCAAAGCCTACCACACCTGCAGGAAAACCAGCAGCAGCATCTGAGAGCAGCTCTGACTCTGACTCCTCTTCTGAAGATGAAAAACCAGCCAAACCCAAACCTGCAGTGACTAAAGCAGCTACTCCTGCATCAATGCCAGCAGCCAAAGGGGCTGGAGCCTCAAAACCTGCTACACCTGCAGCAAAAACTAGTAAAACAAAGAGCAGTTCTGACTCTGATAGCTCAGAATCATCAGAAGACAAAGCAGCCAAGCCTGCAACCAAGAAACCAGGTCCTGCAGCTGCCAGTGCCACCAAAGCTGCTACAGGTAAAAAGGCAGAAGAGAGCAGCTCCGACTCTTCAGATAGCTCTGACTCGGAAGAAGAGGCCCCCCCTGCTAAACCTGCGGTAACCAACGGCAAAGCAGCAACTCCTAAGATGCCCAAAACAGTGGCAAAGGTTGCAGAGAAGACTGCTGAGTCTTCATCCAGTGACAGCAGCTCTGAAGATGAGGAAGAAGCTAATAAAGGTAAGGTTACAGCTGCAGTAGCAGCGAAGACCAAGACGACCCCAGCGGCAGCGAAGACCAAGACGACCCCAGCAGCGGCGAAGACCAAGACGACCCCAGCGGCGGCGAAGACCAAGACGACCCCAGCGGCGGCGAAGACCAAGACGACCCCAGCGGCGGCGAAGACCAAGACGACCCCAGCGGCGGCGAAGACCAAGACGACCCCAGCGGCGGCGAAGACCAAGACGACCCCAGCGGCGGCGAAGACCAAGACGACCCCAGCGGCGGCGAAGACCAAGACGACCCCAGCTGCTAAAGGTAAAGAGAGCAGCAGCTCCTCAGACAGTTCATCAGAGGAGGACGAAGCGCCACGCAAAGCAGCCACTGCACCCACCACCCCTACGGCTAACA ATACAAATGGGAAGAGAAAACGTGACGAAGAGTCATCAGAGAgtgaagaagaggaagagatgGATGTGAAGAcaccaaaaaacaagaaagtaaCCACCACACCACAGACTTTCCCCAAAGCCAATAAGAAG TCTTCCAATGTTCCTTTCCGAAGAATAGTAGAAGAGCATGTAGAAGTTGATCCCCGACTGGCAGATAACTCCTTTGACGCTAAG CGTGGAGCCAACGGAGACTGGGGACAAAAAGCCAACCAGGCGCTCAAGTTCACTAAGGGAAAGTCCTTCCGCCATGAAAAGACGAAAAAGAAGAGGGGGAGCTACCGCGGCGGGGCCATTTCCACCACGATCAACTCTGTCAAGTTCGACAGTGACTGA